The bacterium genome includes a window with the following:
- the rpsJ gene encoding 30S ribosomal protein S10: protein MAQKIRIKLKAYDHKVLDQSAEKIVDTVRRTGARISGPVPLPTDRNVYCVIRSPHIDKESMEHFELRTHKRLIDILEPTPKTVDALMHLDLPAGVDIEIKL from the coding sequence ATGGCGCAAAAGATCCGAATCAAGCTCAAGGCCTACGATCATAAGGTGCTCGACCAGTCCGCGGAAAAGATCGTGGACACGGTCCGCCGGACCGGTGCGCGCATCTCCGGGCCTGTGCCGCTCCCGACCGACCGCAACGTCTACTGCGTGATCCGGTCACCGCACATCGACAAGGAATCGATGGAGCACTTCGAGCTGCGGACGCACAAGCGCCTGATCGACATCCTCGAGCCGACCCCCAAGACCGTCGACGCCCTGATGCACCTCGATCTGCCGGCCGGCGTCGACATCGAGATCAAGCTGTAG
- the rplC gene encoding 50S ribosomal protein L3: MAAILGRKLGMTQIFDGDGNIVPVTVVEAGPCVVVGVRTPAKEGYAAVQLGFDPLPEKPRVRAPQKPYRGVFLKRGLAPMRVIREVRLGGGETFELGQAVRADAFSEGARVDVTGVSKGKGFAGAIKRHNFGGQRDSHGVSLMHRAIGSIGSSNIARVWKGKRMPGRLGGERATVRGLRVVSVDAERNVLLIHGAVPGPRGSVLLVKTAAPRKSLRAAPRRAQAEQPQGRERAGAQKGGKTQ; the protein is encoded by the coding sequence ATGGCCGCGATTCTCGGACGAAAACTCGGCATGACCCAAATCTTCGACGGCGACGGTAACATCGTGCCGGTGACGGTCGTCGAAGCCGGGCCCTGCGTGGTCGTCGGCGTCCGCACGCCGGCGAAGGAAGGCTACGCCGCGGTGCAGCTCGGGTTCGATCCGCTGCCCGAGAAACCGCGCGTGCGCGCGCCCCAGAAACCCTACCGCGGCGTGTTCCTCAAGCGCGGGCTCGCCCCGATGCGGGTGATCCGCGAGGTGCGCCTCGGCGGCGGCGAGACGTTCGAACTAGGCCAGGCGGTCCGCGCGGACGCCTTCAGCGAGGGCGCCCGGGTGGACGTGACCGGCGTGAGCAAGGGCAAGGGGTTTGCCGGCGCGATCAAGCGCCACAACTTCGGCGGGCAGCGCGACTCGCACGGCGTCAGCCTGATGCACCGCGCGATCGGCAGCATCGGGTCGAGCAACATCGCGCGCGTCTGGAAGGGCAAGCGCATGCCGGGCCGGCTCGGCGGCGAGCGCGCGACGGTGCGCGGCCTGCGCGTCGTGTCGGTCGACGCGGAGCGCAACGTTCTGCTGATTCACGGCGCGGTGCCGGGCCCCCGCGGCAGCGTGCTGCTCGTCAAGACCGCGGCCCCGCGGAAGTCTCTGCGCGCGGCGCCGCGCCGGGCCCAGGCCGAGCAGCCTCAGGGCCGCGAGCGGGCGGGCGCGCAGAAGGGCGGAAAGACGCAATGA
- the tuf gene encoding elongation factor Tu (EF-Tu; promotes GTP-dependent binding of aminoacyl-tRNA to the A-site of ribosomes during protein biosynthesis; when the tRNA anticodon matches the mRNA codon, GTP hydrolysis results; the inactive EF-Tu-GDP leaves the ribosome and release of GDP is promoted by elongation factor Ts; many prokaryotes have two copies of the gene encoding EF-Tu) — translation EMVMPGDNVTIEGALITPVALEEGQRFAVREGGRTVGAGVIAKILS, via the coding sequence GGAGATGGTGATGCCGGGGGACAACGTGACGATCGAGGGGGCGTTGATCACGCCGGTGGCGCTGGAGGAGGGGCAGCGGTTTGCGGTACGGGAGGGAGGCCGGACGGTCGGCGCCGGCGTCATCGCCAAGATCCTCTCGTAA